One genomic segment of Arthrobacter sp. zg-Y1110 includes these proteins:
- the ppk2 gene encoding polyphosphate kinase 2 translates to MATSKNGTKEVSARQPSAANGLAADEQSLDGQRVAVAEDYAQELDELQELKTKGKKLKIKVDDDAWRQNYPYDTKLSRRTYDRQKRRLQIELLKMQLWVKETGQKMLIIFEGRDAAGKGGAIKRFDEHLNPRGARVVALEKPTSEEQTQWYFQRYIRTLPSGGEIVMMDRSWYNRAGVERVMGYCTPAQYLEFMREVPELERMLVNSGTLLHKLWFSVGRAEQLARFAARETDPVKQWKLSPTDLASLDKWDAYTEAKEAMFFYTDTGDAPWTAVKSNDKKRARLEAMRHVLSTVEYPNKDTSIAHAPDPLIVGRAYNHFEEDDEPHGSFPVVKPQGNATTQAAG, encoded by the coding sequence ATGGCAACCAGTAAAAACGGCACCAAGGAAGTTTCGGCCCGGCAGCCGTCAGCAGCCAACGGACTCGCGGCGGATGAGCAAAGCCTGGACGGCCAGCGCGTGGCGGTCGCGGAGGACTATGCGCAGGAACTCGACGAGCTGCAGGAACTGAAAACGAAGGGCAAAAAGCTCAAGATCAAGGTCGACGACGACGCCTGGCGCCAGAACTACCCCTACGACACCAAGCTCAGCCGGCGCACCTATGACCGGCAGAAACGCCGGCTCCAGATCGAACTGCTGAAGATGCAGCTCTGGGTCAAGGAAACCGGGCAGAAAATGCTCATCATCTTCGAAGGCCGTGATGCCGCCGGGAAAGGCGGGGCGATCAAACGGTTCGACGAGCACCTGAATCCCCGCGGTGCACGCGTCGTGGCGCTGGAGAAGCCCACCTCCGAGGAGCAGACCCAGTGGTATTTCCAGCGGTATATCCGGACCCTGCCCAGCGGTGGAGAGATCGTGATGATGGACCGCTCCTGGTACAACCGGGCCGGCGTCGAACGCGTGATGGGGTACTGCACCCCGGCGCAGTACCTGGAGTTTATGCGGGAGGTTCCGGAACTCGAACGGATGCTCGTCAATTCCGGCACCCTGCTGCATAAGCTGTGGTTCTCTGTGGGCCGGGCGGAGCAGCTGGCCCGGTTCGCTGCCCGGGAAACGGATCCCGTGAAGCAGTGGAAGCTCTCCCCCACCGACCTGGCCAGCCTGGATAAGTGGGACGCGTACACGGAGGCGAAGGAAGCCATGTTCTTCTACACGGACACCGGAGACGCGCCCTGGACCGCGGTGAAGTCCAATGACAAGAAGCGTGCCCGGCTCGAAGCGATGCGCCATGTGCTCAGCACAGTGGAATATCCGAACAAGGACACGTCCATTGCGCATGCACCGGATCCGCTGATTGTTGGACGGGCCTACAACCATTTTGAAGAGGACGATGAACCGCACGGTAGTTTCCCCGTGGTGAAACCGCAGGGAAACGCGACGACGCAGGCCGCGGGGTAG
- a CDS encoding S8 family serine peptidase: MGKSLSHRARRTGATLAITAFLGSTFIAGPAFATEETPPSAEIRSSDVPDQTSNRFIVKFRDKAGISSTNRAETYDEAAAEVGGAATELFETATGASVIALDQELTAAESTAVVAALADNPEVEYVEPDVLLTAASVDPNDPYYPDQWDLWEPLAGANVAAAWEATRGEGQIVAVVDTGITDHSDLNAQMLPGYDLISDAAQARDGDGRDSNAQDEGDWHDPGRCGLTYSERSSWHGTHVAGTVAATSNNGKGVSGVAPLAKIVPVRVLGECGGWMSDITDGIIWAAGGSLPNVPVNPHPARIINVSIGGNNTCSKTSQAAMDYAKSRDAIVIVAAGNNNRPVSTSQPANCQNVLAVGATGRDGTRAPYSNHGPGIDIMAPGGNTSKSPGGGIVSTLNDGGQGPENEAYAYYQGTSMAAPHVAGAVALMLSADGALTAAEIESRLTTTARDLPNGCDPYCGPKLLDVAAAVAEPPMFADVPAGLLFYDEIQWMGGEGISTGWPEADGTRTYRPYQPVNRDAMAAFMYRLDGSPEFTPPNESPFTDVATSNPFYKEITWLASNGISTGWPEADGTTTYRPYQPVNRDAMAAFMYRLDGSPEFTPPNESPFTDVATSNPFYREITWLASNGISTGWPEADGTRTYRPYQPVNRDAMAAFMSRYNSGSGR; this comes from the coding sequence ATGGGGAAATCACTTTCGCACCGTGCGCGCCGCACCGGTGCCACACTGGCAATTACTGCGTTCTTAGGCAGCACGTTTATTGCCGGACCTGCTTTCGCTACAGAGGAAACGCCGCCGTCGGCCGAAATCCGCAGCAGCGACGTTCCGGATCAAACCTCCAATCGGTTCATCGTGAAATTCCGTGACAAGGCGGGAATCTCCTCCACCAACCGGGCCGAGACCTATGACGAGGCTGCCGCGGAAGTGGGCGGCGCAGCCACGGAGCTTTTCGAGACCGCAACCGGTGCTTCCGTAATCGCCTTGGACCAGGAATTGACGGCCGCTGAGTCCACGGCAGTGGTTGCCGCACTTGCTGACAACCCCGAGGTCGAGTACGTCGAACCGGATGTGCTGCTGACCGCAGCTTCCGTGGATCCCAACGATCCCTACTATCCCGATCAATGGGATCTGTGGGAGCCTCTGGCGGGCGCAAACGTGGCCGCTGCTTGGGAAGCCACCCGGGGTGAGGGACAAATCGTAGCGGTGGTTGATACCGGAATTACCGACCACAGTGACCTCAACGCCCAGATGCTGCCCGGTTATGACCTGATCAGCGATGCGGCACAGGCCCGCGACGGCGATGGCCGGGACAGCAATGCACAAGACGAAGGCGACTGGCACGATCCAGGCCGCTGCGGGCTCACTTACAGCGAGCGTTCGTCGTGGCATGGAACGCACGTAGCTGGCACAGTGGCTGCCACGTCCAACAACGGCAAGGGCGTTAGCGGTGTTGCTCCCTTAGCCAAGATCGTTCCTGTCCGCGTCTTGGGCGAATGCGGCGGCTGGATGTCCGACATTACTGACGGCATCATCTGGGCCGCCGGCGGCAGCCTGCCGAACGTGCCCGTCAATCCCCATCCGGCGCGGATCATCAACGTGAGCATCGGGGGAAACAACACCTGTTCCAAAACTTCACAGGCTGCCATGGACTATGCCAAAAGCCGGGATGCGATCGTTATCGTGGCAGCAGGCAATAACAATCGACCCGTTTCGACCTCGCAACCAGCCAACTGCCAGAACGTACTGGCAGTCGGCGCGACAGGGCGGGATGGAACCCGGGCTCCCTATTCAAACCACGGACCCGGCATTGACATCATGGCTCCCGGTGGAAACACATCCAAAAGTCCCGGTGGCGGCATTGTTTCTACCCTCAATGACGGTGGGCAGGGCCCCGAGAACGAGGCCTATGCCTACTATCAAGGCACATCGATGGCCGCTCCCCACGTGGCGGGAGCCGTCGCGTTGATGCTGTCGGCCGACGGCGCGTTGACGGCTGCAGAGATTGAATCCCGGTTGACGACGACGGCGCGGGATCTGCCCAATGGCTGCGACCCATACTGCGGGCCGAAACTGCTGGACGTGGCCGCAGCCGTCGCCGAACCGCCGATGTTCGCCGACGTACCGGCAGGCCTGCTTTTCTATGACGAGATCCAGTGGATGGGAGGCGAAGGCATCTCCACCGGCTGGCCGGAAGCCGACGGCACCAGGACCTACCGGCCGTACCAACCGGTGAACCGGGACGCGATGGCCGCCTTCATGTACCGGCTGGACGGAAGCCCTGAATTCACCCCACCGAACGAGTCACCCTTCACGGATGTGGCAACGAGCAACCCGTTCTACAAGGAAATCACCTGGCTGGCATCCAACGGCATCTCCACCGGCTGGCCGGAAGCCGACGGCACCACGACCTACCGCCCGTACCAACCGGTGAACCGGGACGCGATGGCCGCCTTCATGTACCGGCTGGACGGAAGCCCTGAATTCACCCCACCGAACGAGTCACCCTTCACGGATGTGGCAACGAGCAACCCGTTCTACAGGGAAATCACCTGGCTGGCATCCAACGGCATCTCCACCGGCTGGCCGGAAGCCGACGGCACCAGGACCTACCGCCCCTACCAACCGGTGAACCGGGACGCGATGGCCGCCTTCATGAGCCGCTACAACTCCGGTAGCGGCCGCTGA
- a CDS encoding DUF1524 domain-containing protein, producing MTSLRTKALSLVALLALGVVGCTPATDTGSDPAPSSASQPATGSTESAAPSASAEPAAPAEPAAAGTALDQLAGIPIKGRAPKTGYDREQFGPAWADTDRNGCDTRNDILARDLVDIVYKDGTQECVVASGTFLDPYTGTTIAFVRGNTTSTAVQIDHVVALSDAWQKGAQQLSAEERRQLANDPLNLMAADGPANGSKSDGDAATWLPANKAFRCEYVARQTAVKAEYRLWMTQAEHDAIAAVLSGCPDEPVPARDGTVPAAAVAAADAAQPAEEAQPAPAVEPVPAAPAVEPAPAAPAGTVYANCTAVKAAGVAPIRPGDAGWDPKFDRDGDGVGCTS from the coding sequence ATGACTTCACTACGCACCAAAGCTCTGTCCCTCGTTGCCCTGCTCGCCCTCGGCGTAGTCGGCTGCACCCCCGCCACCGACACGGGTTCCGACCCAGCCCCGTCCTCCGCGAGCCAACCCGCGACCGGCTCCACGGAATCCGCGGCCCCGTCCGCTTCTGCGGAACCCGCCGCACCTGCCGAGCCCGCCGCAGCCGGCACGGCGCTGGACCAGTTGGCCGGCATCCCGATCAAGGGCCGCGCGCCGAAGACCGGGTACGACCGCGAGCAGTTCGGTCCGGCCTGGGCCGATACGGACCGCAACGGCTGCGACACCCGCAACGACATCCTCGCCCGCGACCTCGTGGACATTGTGTACAAGGACGGAACCCAGGAATGCGTGGTTGCTTCGGGCACCTTCCTGGATCCCTATACGGGAACCACCATTGCGTTTGTCCGCGGCAACACCACCAGCACCGCCGTCCAGATCGACCACGTGGTGGCCCTTTCCGATGCCTGGCAGAAGGGGGCACAGCAGTTGTCCGCCGAGGAACGCCGGCAGCTGGCCAATGATCCGCTGAACCTCATGGCCGCCGACGGTCCCGCCAACGGCTCCAAGTCCGACGGCGACGCCGCCACCTGGCTGCCGGCCAACAAGGCCTTCCGCTGCGAATACGTAGCCCGCCAGACTGCCGTCAAGGCCGAATACCGGTTGTGGATGACGCAGGCAGAGCATGATGCGATCGCTGCCGTCCTGTCCGGCTGCCCGGATGAGCCGGTTCCCGCGCGGGACGGCACCGTGCCTGCCGCAGCGGTTGCTGCAGCCGATGCCGCGCAGCCAGCCGAGGAAGCGCAGCCCGCACCCGCGGTTGAGCCAGTACCTGCCGCTCCCGCGGTGGAACCCGCTCCAGCTGCGCCCGCCGGAACCGTCTATGCCAACTGCACCGCCGTCAAGGCTGCAGGCGTGGCACCGATCCGCCCGGGAGACGCCGGCTGGGATCCCAAGTTCGACCGGGACGGCGACGGCGTGGGCTGCACGTCCTAG
- the gluQRS gene encoding tRNA glutamyl-Q(34) synthetase GluQRS: MPNSSAAGRFAPSPTGELHVGNLRTALLAWLFARSTGRRFLLRMEDLDRVRSGAEAAQLRDLTAVGLDWDGEIIRQTERTEIYLDAIAGLRSAGLVYECFCTRREVAEAASAPHAPPGAYPGTCRNLTEEQRSRRRRERPAALRLRAHLNEFTVTDELHGSYTSAVDDLVLLRNDGVPSYNLAVVLDDALQGIDQVVRGDDLLSSAPRQAYLGSLLGLPPVSYAHVPLALNTAGQRLAKRDGAVTLPDLAAAGLDADAVRALILGSLGLPGDLSEALAEFSPAQIPLEPWIFEAKAYVP, from the coding sequence GTGCCTAATTCCTCCGCCGCCGGCCGCTTCGCTCCCAGTCCCACCGGGGAGCTGCACGTAGGAAACCTGCGCACCGCCCTGCTGGCCTGGCTCTTCGCCCGCAGCACCGGCCGCCGGTTCCTGCTGCGGATGGAGGACCTCGACCGGGTGCGCTCCGGCGCCGAAGCGGCGCAGCTGCGCGACCTAACCGCCGTCGGCCTGGATTGGGACGGCGAGATCATCCGGCAGACCGAACGCACTGAAATCTACCTGGACGCCATCGCCGGGCTGCGCAGTGCTGGACTCGTGTATGAATGCTTCTGCACCCGGCGCGAGGTGGCGGAAGCGGCGTCGGCCCCGCACGCACCGCCCGGGGCCTACCCGGGCACCTGCCGGAACCTCACCGAAGAGCAGCGTTCCCGACGACGGCGCGAACGCCCCGCCGCCCTGCGCCTGCGGGCGCACCTAAACGAGTTCACCGTGACCGATGAGCTGCACGGCAGCTACACCTCGGCGGTGGATGACCTGGTGCTGCTGCGCAACGACGGCGTCCCCTCCTACAACCTTGCGGTGGTCCTCGACGATGCGTTGCAGGGCATTGACCAGGTAGTGCGCGGGGATGACCTGCTGAGTTCGGCACCCCGCCAGGCGTACCTCGGATCCCTCCTCGGGTTGCCTCCGGTCAGCTACGCCCACGTTCCGCTGGCACTGAACACTGCGGGCCAGCGCCTGGCCAAGCGCGACGGCGCCGTCACCCTCCCCGACCTCGCCGCAGCGGGCCTGGATGCGGACGCCGTCAGGGCCCTGATCCTCGGGTCCTTGGGCCTGCCCGGAGACCTCAGCGAAGCCCTGGCTGAATTCTCTCCCGCGCAGATCCCGCTGGAGCCGTGGATCTTTGAGGCCAAGGCCTACGTGCCCTAG
- a CDS encoding amino acid permease yields MALGSAIGTGLFYGSASAIQSAGPSVLLAYMIGGAAVFLVMRALGEMAVRHPVTGSFGHYASRYLGPFAGFITGWTFAFEMAIVAIADVTAFGIYMGFWFEDVPRWIWILAVILLIAALNLMRVKVFGETEFWLSLIKVAAIIAMIVGGAAIVVFGFGLPDAANPGLDTMLGSGGFFANGFWGLLASFSIVMFAFGGIETIGITAGEADNPKKAIPAAVNTVPVRILLFYVCALGILMMIFPWQDINGETSPFVQIFDTLGIPAAAHILNAVVITAAISAINSDIFGAGRVLYGLAQEGQAPASFARISRNGVPWMTVATMAVVLLVGVVLNALLPESLFTIIASIATFATVWVWLMILLSHIAMKREIKRRNLPASEFGVPFWPAASYAALAFMVFIVVLLGIMPDTRVALIVGAVWIALLFVAYRLWVRGDGLVRAELADETYDDGAQGAAESRV; encoded by the coding sequence ATGGCGCTCGGCTCGGCCATCGGCACCGGCCTGTTCTACGGGTCCGCCTCGGCCATCCAGTCCGCCGGACCGTCCGTCCTGCTGGCCTACATGATCGGCGGAGCCGCTGTGTTCCTGGTTATGCGGGCCCTCGGCGAGATGGCAGTCCGGCATCCGGTGACAGGTTCGTTCGGCCACTACGCCAGCCGCTATCTGGGCCCGTTCGCCGGGTTCATCACGGGCTGGACGTTCGCCTTCGAGATGGCCATCGTCGCCATTGCCGACGTCACGGCGTTCGGCATCTATATGGGCTTCTGGTTCGAAGACGTGCCGCGCTGGATCTGGATCCTGGCCGTCATCCTGCTGATTGCCGCACTGAACCTGATGCGGGTGAAGGTCTTTGGCGAGACCGAGTTCTGGCTCTCGCTGATCAAGGTCGCTGCCATCATCGCGATGATCGTCGGCGGCGCGGCCATCGTGGTCTTCGGGTTCGGACTGCCCGACGCCGCGAACCCCGGCCTGGATACAATGCTGGGCTCCGGCGGGTTCTTCGCCAATGGATTCTGGGGGCTGCTGGCGTCCTTCTCGATTGTGATGTTCGCCTTCGGCGGCATTGAGACCATCGGCATCACCGCAGGCGAAGCGGACAACCCCAAGAAGGCCATCCCCGCTGCGGTGAACACCGTTCCGGTCCGCATCCTGCTCTTCTACGTATGCGCCCTGGGCATCCTGATGATGATCTTCCCGTGGCAGGACATCAACGGCGAAACCAGTCCGTTTGTGCAGATCTTCGACACCCTGGGCATCCCGGCGGCAGCGCACATCCTCAACGCCGTGGTCATCACCGCAGCGATCTCCGCCATCAACTCCGACATCTTCGGAGCCGGCCGCGTCCTTTACGGACTCGCACAGGAAGGCCAGGCACCGGCGTCGTTCGCCCGGATTTCCCGGAACGGGGTGCCGTGGATGACCGTGGCGACCATGGCGGTGGTGCTGCTCGTCGGCGTCGTGCTGAACGCCCTGCTGCCCGAATCGCTGTTCACGATCATCGCGTCCATCGCCACCTTCGCGACCGTGTGGGTGTGGCTGATGATCCTGCTCTCGCACATCGCCATGAAGCGGGAAATCAAACGCCGGAACCTGCCGGCATCGGAGTTCGGCGTGCCGTTCTGGCCGGCCGCGTCCTATGCGGCACTGGCTTTCATGGTGTTCATCGTGGTGCTGCTGGGCATCATGCCGGACACGCGCGTGGCCTTGATCGTGGGCGCCGTATGGATCGCGCTCCTGTTCGTCGCTTACCGTCTGTGGGTCCGCGGGGACGGTCTGGTACGTGCGGAACTGGCGGATGAAACGTACGACGACGGAGCGCAGGGGGCAGCGGAAAGCCGGGTCTGA
- a CDS encoding VOC family protein, translated as MDWTLEVMIVPVSDQDRAIAFYRDQVGFHLDHRTSTEQMDFAQLTPPGSGCSIVLGDPGSQQGMVPGSLRGLQLVVPNAQAARQELLDRGVEVGDVTVFDERDGGTFFSFADPDGNGWTVQEMKVRADKPLIPHEARISYAAEQH; from the coding sequence ATGGACTGGACCCTCGAGGTAATGATCGTCCCGGTTAGTGACCAGGACCGTGCCATCGCTTTCTACCGCGACCAGGTGGGCTTTCACCTGGATCACCGCACGTCGACCGAGCAGATGGACTTTGCGCAGCTGACACCGCCCGGCTCCGGCTGCTCGATTGTGCTCGGGGATCCGGGTTCCCAGCAGGGCATGGTCCCCGGTTCCCTGCGGGGACTGCAGCTGGTGGTACCGAATGCGCAGGCGGCCCGGCAGGAACTGCTGGACCGCGGCGTGGAGGTCGGCGACGTGACCGTTTTTGACGAGCGCGACGGCGGAACGTTCTTCAGCTTTGCGGATCCGGACGGCAACGGCTGGACCGTGCAGGAGATGAAGGTCCGGGCGGACAAGCCACTGATTCCGCACGAGGCGCGGATTAGCTATGCGGCGGAGCAGCACTAA
- a CDS encoding SRPBCC family protein, producing MSNPLTIHAPAGEPFLEYQRDFDFPVSAVFQGHTDPDLYVQWIGPEELTTRMDVFEPRSGGAYRVVQSAGDGEEYAFHGMFHTVRQDDFMLQTFEFEGYPDVVTLEYNTFTELPGGRSRVTGRSLYPSVESRDEFLGNGMEEGMSDGYNQLDALLASVRTGR from the coding sequence ATGAGCAACCCGCTGACGATTCACGCCCCCGCGGGTGAACCCTTCCTGGAGTATCAACGCGACTTCGACTTTCCGGTCAGCGCTGTCTTCCAGGGACACACGGATCCGGACCTTTACGTCCAATGGATCGGCCCGGAGGAGCTGACCACTCGGATGGACGTGTTCGAGCCGCGGTCCGGCGGTGCCTACCGAGTAGTCCAGTCCGCAGGCGACGGCGAGGAATATGCCTTCCACGGCATGTTTCACACGGTACGCCAGGACGACTTCATGCTGCAGACCTTTGAATTCGAGGGCTACCCGGACGTGGTGACGCTCGAATACAACACCTTCACCGAGCTGCCCGGCGGCAGGAGCCGGGTGACGGGCCGTTCCCTGTACCCGTCGGTCGAATCCCGGGACGAGTTCCTGGGCAACGGCATGGAAGAGGGCATGTCTGACGGCTATAACCAGCTGGATGCTCTGCTCGCATCCGTTCGAACCGGAAGGTAG
- a CDS encoding SRPBCC family protein — protein MTNALQLTVPEGVPFIDFSREVDYPVDQVFRAYSEPDLLVQWLGPRRMKMDINHYDFRTGGSYSYIHTGPEGIPYEFRGIFHTVRENEFAIQTFEFSGYPDVTSLEFMTLEALDGGRTRITAHAIYPSMEARDGMAASGMESGVAEGFDRMDELLAQLQPEALQGRGA, from the coding sequence ATGACCAACGCACTGCAGCTCACCGTCCCGGAAGGTGTCCCCTTCATTGATTTCAGCCGCGAGGTGGACTATCCCGTGGATCAGGTCTTCCGGGCGTATTCCGAACCGGACCTGCTGGTCCAGTGGCTGGGACCGCGCCGGATGAAGATGGACATCAACCACTACGACTTCCGCACCGGAGGGTCCTATAGCTACATCCACACCGGCCCGGAGGGTATCCCCTACGAGTTCCGGGGCATCTTCCACACCGTGCGGGAGAACGAGTTCGCCATCCAGACCTTCGAATTCTCCGGCTATCCCGACGTCACCAGCCTCGAGTTCATGACCCTTGAGGCGCTCGACGGCGGCCGCACCCGAATCACCGCCCATGCGATCTACCCCTCGATGGAGGCACGGGACGGCATGGCTGCCTCGGGGATGGAGTCCGGCGTCGCCGAAGGGTTCGACCGGATGGATGAGCTCCTCGCCCAGCTCCAGCCGGAGGCACTGCAGGGAAGGGGCGCGTGA
- a CDS encoding helix-turn-helix transcriptional regulator, which translates to MDSHSDEPLLDKAFLALADPARRQIIARLSRGPATVNELAEPFEISKQAISKHIQVLEQAQLVTRSRDAQRRPVHLNPARLEALTAWIGQYRLVREEQFRSLDAVLNARAAAKGGPPAKDSS; encoded by the coding sequence ATGGACTCCCACAGCGACGAACCCCTTCTGGACAAGGCCTTCCTGGCCCTGGCCGATCCGGCCCGCCGCCAGATCATCGCCCGGCTTTCCCGGGGCCCTGCCACGGTCAACGAACTGGCGGAACCCTTCGAGATATCGAAGCAGGCCATCTCGAAGCACATCCAGGTCCTCGAGCAGGCGCAGCTGGTCACGCGCAGCCGTGACGCACAGCGCCGGCCCGTCCACCTGAATCCCGCACGGTTGGAGGCGCTCACCGCGTGGATTGGCCAGTACCGGCTGGTCCGCGAGGAGCAGTTCCGCAGCCTTGATGCCGTGCTCAACGCACGGGCCGCAGCGAAAGGCGGCCCGCCGGCAAAGGATTCATCATGA
- a CDS encoding GNAT family N-acetyltransferase, whose product MTANPLEVRWPVTTPRLTIRPAVLEDLPQVFEYRRKPEVAQWLTAQPTDVDTFVERLGQPEQLAAIFVVEHAGTLVGDLYLVRQDAWAQKEIEVLARGTQAEIGYVIAPEYAGRGYASEAVAELVRICFEELGLRRVVAECFADNTASWRVMEKTGMRREGRSRQGSLHRSGRWLDDLRYALLADEWRGRRAGSVGGARRQGQCQAEPVGEP is encoded by the coding sequence ATGACTGCGAATCCCCTTGAGGTCCGTTGGCCCGTCACCACACCCCGCCTCACCATCCGCCCCGCCGTCCTCGAAGACCTGCCGCAGGTATTCGAGTACCGCCGGAAGCCCGAGGTCGCGCAATGGCTGACGGCCCAGCCCACGGACGTGGATACCTTCGTGGAGCGGCTCGGGCAGCCGGAGCAGCTGGCAGCCATTTTTGTTGTGGAACACGCCGGAACGCTGGTTGGTGACCTCTATCTTGTCCGCCAGGACGCGTGGGCGCAGAAAGAAATAGAGGTATTGGCACGGGGTACGCAGGCGGAGATCGGCTATGTCATCGCACCGGAATATGCCGGACGGGGATATGCGAGCGAAGCCGTAGCTGAACTGGTGCGCATCTGTTTCGAGGAACTGGGCCTGCGGCGGGTCGTGGCTGAGTGTTTCGCGGACAACACCGCATCCTGGCGGGTCATGGAAAAAACGGGTATGCGGCGCGAGGGGCGATCCCGGCAGGGGTCCCTACACCGCTCGGGCCGCTGGCTCGATGACCTTCGCTATGCGCTCCTGGCCGATGAATGGCGCGGCAGGAGGGCGGGGTCTGTCGGCGGAGCCCGCCGGCAGGGACAATGTCAGGCAGAACCGGTAGGGGAGCCGTGA
- a CDS encoding MBL fold metallo-hydrolase, with the protein MSEPAADVLFVEGPASNWILLRRAAQFTLIDGGYRGDLPLVLASIRDAGLDPADAVAVLITHAHVDHTGAAAYFSREYGTPVLSSAAEHKHLSGEEKFSVTPLQVLFRAWQPRVFRWARHVLRSGGPKGIPVRSAAVWTDDLLAGLPGRPVAVPTPGHTPGHTAFYLPDAKAVVTGDALVTGHAISARSGPQLLHSMFHYDGARVDTALAVLAGLDACLLLPGHGPALRAGIRDAVDTARSRQAAKPGKVVVPGARKAGWAGEPNYGRMEPGGDSMLG; encoded by the coding sequence ATGAGCGAACCGGCAGCCGACGTCTTATTCGTGGAGGGCCCGGCGTCGAACTGGATCCTCCTGCGCCGGGCCGCGCAGTTCACGCTGATCGACGGCGGCTACCGCGGCGACCTGCCTCTGGTCCTGGCCTCCATCCGCGACGCAGGCCTGGACCCGGCCGACGCCGTCGCCGTCCTGATTACGCACGCCCACGTGGACCACACGGGAGCCGCCGCCTATTTTTCCCGCGAGTACGGCACGCCCGTCCTCAGCAGCGCCGCCGAGCATAAGCACCTCTCCGGGGAGGAAAAGTTCTCCGTTACGCCGCTGCAGGTACTGTTCCGCGCCTGGCAGCCCCGGGTCTTCCGCTGGGCGCGGCACGTGCTGCGCTCCGGCGGGCCGAAGGGCATACCGGTACGGTCGGCGGCCGTCTGGACCGATGACCTGCTGGCCGGGCTTCCCGGACGGCCGGTAGCGGTCCCGACGCCTGGGCACACCCCCGGGCACACCGCGTTCTACCTCCCGGACGCCAAAGCGGTGGTCACCGGCGACGCCCTGGTCACCGGCCACGCCATCAGTGCGCGCAGCGGTCCGCAGCTGCTGCATTCAATGTTCCATTACGACGGCGCGCGGGTGGACACTGCACTGGCGGTCCTGGCCGGGCTGGACGCCTGCCTGCTGCTGCCCGGACATGGTCCTGCGCTCCGCGCCGGGATCCGCGACGCCGTGGACACCGCCCGAAGCCGGCAAGCGGCGAAGCCCGGAAAGGTGGTTGTTCCCGGCGCCCGGAAAGCCGGCTGGGCGGGCGAACCCAACTACGGCCGGATGGAGCCGGGCGGCGATTCGATGCTTGGGTAA